Part of the Citrus sinensis cultivar Valencia sweet orange chromosome 2, DVS_A1.0, whole genome shotgun sequence genome, TTTGTAACACTTGATATTTGAAATATCTAATTAATCATTGACAGCATTAATAACAGTTTGGAAACAATACCAACTGCTACAAATTCTttacaaaaaagtaaaaaactaTTGTTGGTATATCTGTTAAGTCTATGATTTTCCTATACCCAACAACTTTCAAAATACCACAAACTCCAAATACACCTATATAATAGTGTCCTTGCACTCATTCATAAGCCTATGGTTCAAAAAGGCATCAAAATACTacaaaataactatttttaattagagtttgtCATGGTATTGTGGAAGGTGTCATCAAACATCATTTTTACTTCCACCATTTACCTTACTAACAGCTGCCAATGACATCAACCCAATTAATTCATAGctgcataaaaaaataacaataatttgtattaactTCTTGTTTACATTTTACtgtaaataatgttaaattataacGTAAATAACATACCCTCCATGGTGGGAAAGCTGGTGCTTTCCCCTTATCCAATGCCCTTGACTGTTCATTACCAATAACCATGTCTTTTCCTCCTACTTGGACACTGCTCCCCTGCATAATTCTTCTACCTTGAACTCCAATCCAGCTGCCATGTGACTCAGGCCTTCTGACATTAGAAATTGAAGCCCCACAGTGGTTACGTGGCTGAACACTATGACAAAAATTCTGAGACACTGCTGACTGTTGCCGATTCAGTGGATGATTAGTCATTGCAGCATTATGactttcaaataaattagtcACTCCCGTAGTTGTTGGATTGTAATGGCCTTGAGATGTGTTCCTTTGCAGTGGTCCTGCAAGTTAGTCATGATAAAAGTAACTACAAGCCATGCATTGCTTCTATAGGAAGATTCATAAACTGGTTATATAAAACTAGCcaacaaaactcaaatatacATGCATGTATTACCAACAATCAGAACTCATACGAATAAAAACATAACTCTACATTCACATTTAAAAGTAGTTATCATATTACCAATTTCAAATTCCCTTTCTTTTGCAGCCGCCTCTTTGTAAGCTTTGAGATTGTTCTAATTCACAAGGAAAATACAgaattaattctatttataGCATGCGATTTTAGCATCtatgaaatatgaaaaatataagttttagTCTTTATTTCACCTGGAAGTGTCTTGTCTTCTTGTTGGCATTGTCTGGGTTAATTGGGCAAGCTCTCTTGTTGTGGCCAAACTCATGACAACACTTACATTGCATCTTGTATCTCCTTTTCTGTGGAGGAACCTCATCATGCTCCCTTCTTCGATTTAATTTTGGCCTTCCAGGCTGTTTCTTCACCAAAGGAGGCAAAATCTCATCCCCAGGTACTATTGGCCAGTTGACTTTGTCTGGAATTGGCTGTATAATTCCAGCATAAGATTTCAGGTAAGCTGTTCTCTTGAAACATTGGTTCACAAATTGTTCTTGGTATTTCCTACTATATACTATACAAGGCATTGCATGTACACAAGGGTACCCACTGATGTCCCAAAAACCACAGTCACATGAATGGTGTTCCAAATCAACTATATAAGTCCTCCCTTTGCTTTCAACCTCATACAACCACTCACTTGCAGGAGCTACAGCATAGCCTCTAGATAGTTGTAGGTTTTTTGTGCATTTTTCATACACTCTCCGGGAAATTTCAGATGGCCAAGCTTCAGCTTTCTTCTTTCTAGTTATCAtcctcttcatcatctttttACGAATAAAGTCCAACAAAGTCAACAGGGGTAGTTTTCTTTGCTCACCAAGCCATGCATTGAATGACTCTGTCATGTTATTAGTGCAATGATCAGGTTTGGAAGTTTTGTCAAATGCATGTCTTGACCAAAATCTTGGATGTACTTTTCTAAGTGTTTCATACGCACCAGCATCTGCACTCTTGATTTTTTCCATTGCTCTTTCGAAATCAATCTGATTAGCAGCTCGAGCAGCTTCCCAAAAGCCACATTTAAAGTCAGTTCTTGGATGCTTAGACTTTAAGTTTGCTAAAAGGTGTCTTGCACAAAATCTAACATGTGCATTAGGATACTCAAGTCTTAAGGCATTTTGAATTCCCTTTTGCCTATCACACATGAAAGTAAGTTGTCTTGAATCTTTCATATACTCTTTCAAGTGTCCTAAAAACCGAGTCCATGTATCTGTGCTCTCAACATTACACACACAAACAACAATCGGATAAATACCAGTATTTGCATCTAATGCAACAGCTGAGAGAAGAATACCCTTGTATGGACCTTTCAAATGGTAGCCGTCAATGCCAATGAAAGGTCTGCAGCCCTCTTTGAAGCCTTTTTTGAGTGATGGAAATGAAATAATGCATCGATCAAAGTGTGTCTTAACTTGATTACCATGCAATCTCATGACATGCACAATGGCCAAGGCATCTGGCATCTTGTTGAGGATGATCTGTGCATACGATCTGATGAGCCTATAGCTTGATTCAAAGTCTGCCCCACCACTTTCAAGAGCAATTTTCTTCGCTCGATACACCTTCTGCTTGTCAACCTTAACTCCATACATTCTGTTCAACTCACTCATAATAAAACCAACTTTAGTTTCAGGGTGCGAAAGAATTGTTTCCTGAAATTTTGCCACTATGAACTTAACAGTGCATTCTGGATTTTTCAATAGCCTTGTACAAGTATGGACATTATGATATCGCTTTACCATGAAAGTCTCTCGAATTACAGTTCTACCTGCATGTAAATACCAAGGGCACATATACCCTTCGCAACCAACAGAAATCCTAGTCTTCTCAAACTTGTCTTTCCTGGTCTTAAACCTCTCGTATACAGCAAACTTCCTTAAGGCAACTGCAAGTTCAGTGAAGTTTCTGAAGTACTGTCCAACAAAGAACTCAACAGGCTCATCACTAGAAATATACATATTAGCCTTCACCTCAGCATCCATCACTTCCATTACTCTATCACCATCTTCATCAGCACATGGACCAAATTCGTTGTTGTCACTCTCATAATCTGATAACAAACAatcatcaacatcatcatcagATTCACCAATATTTGGATCAATAACTTGGACATGTAACTGAGGTTGCTCTGTATTTTGCTGAAACTCATTGTCACTGTCAAACATGTTGTACATACTGTCATTAGAGTCATAACTATTGAAAGTCTGTTGCTGCTGATCAGAAGGGAAACAGAGCCTCAAATTAGAATCTTCATTATCACCTTCTTCAATATGCACTTGTTGTGTGGCATTACTGTTACAGGGAGTACTCCTTTGGTGGGAAGTTGGTGATTTTTCAAAGGTATTTACAAAGTCTTCGTATAGGGATGCACTAGAGTGAATAGGACTTGGCTGGGTATGTAATTGGTCAGGTGGTACAAGTTTCATCAGGATATCACTGGTTTGGGCTTCATTGACAGGAACATTGAGGTTGATAGCTATGGGGTTTTCTGGTGAAATGTTTTCTGTTGTGGCATTAATAAGTGGCTGCTGGAAAAGTGACTTTCTAGCTGATGAGGTAGCTGGTTTTGAGATAATCTCCAAGTCAAGATGAATTTCATAGTAGCCATAGTGGTTGTACAAGGACCATATTGAAAAAAGATCATCATCACTACGAATGTTAGTGCAGTCATTATCCCATGGCTATGTTAGAGTGAGCTTGAATTTCTCTTCAAAGCTTAACTTCCTTTGCAACACCATGTGCATAACCCTATTGACAAGGGCAATGGTGCTAATTTTCTCTAGATCAATTATTCCCATATTATGTGTCTCTCCTATGAATTTTACGAATACAGTGGTTCGCTTATCGTCATCCTTATCCATctacaattaaaaaagagcATAATGTAAGGCTAAGGCTAActatataaaaatttctttaatattggCCAAAAAAAACCATGCACAAGCTGTATAACAGAACAAGGCATAAACACTAAATAAACTATATTAATGTGAAAATTTATATAACCTGATGTTATTAACAACAGAAAGAATCATTGACATGCCGCACTAATTGAcaattttctttaatcaaaatttcatcTCAACATCCatggaattaaattaaaaaactaagtAAATGGAGATGAACTTTACGTTCTTTAATTAACGAGCTGGGGTTGCAGGCAAAGGATAATAGCCAAAGATTCAATTATAATATACAGATGGAGTACgaaatagggaaaaaaaaagtaatgtaTAAACTTAATGTatcattatctaataaatatagtttGGATCCACTGGAGTCTGCAAACCATGACTTTAATGTCTACAACATGCATATCCAGAACAAGTATATGCTCATGTCAAGTAATCAATACTACTTgggcatttaaaaaattaaatactcaCCATTAAACTAATATGAAGAATCAATTATTAAGATATAAGATGGAAGCAATCAATCTGTACATTATTGACATAAATTACCAAACAAAGCATGTCTGAACAATTTCAACACAGGAAACACGTAAAACCGATAAAACCCATGACCAACCTCATCAAATCCCACATAATTATCACTCGCATGCATGTAATCTAACATGTATCGAGTAATTCTCCAACAAAAAAATCCATATGAACAACTTTAAAACCTCACCTCAATGTGTGCAGGCTGAAGCTGCAAAACCCAGTATATCCCGCTCTCACAATCCAATAAGCTGTGTAATCCTCAAGCTTCTTGAAAAACGAACATGTGGTAGGTAAGAGATCAAGCAATTGGTGCGAAATTGTCTCCAACACGCAAGATTTTCCCTCCATATTTGCTTCGATATTTGCTTGTACAGATTACGTTTTGCAGagatgaaattgtttttctgAAATGACAACACTATTCTCTTCCTTGTTCTCTTTCTTCTGTGCAACAactttaacttaattttttatttgtttataacaCCCCTTGTTCTCTTTCTTCTGTGCAACTacttttacttaattttttattatttgtttataacaCCCCttgttctctttcttttcttctgtGCAACAactttaacttaattttttatttgtttataacaCAATCTCTATTTTACCCTTGGCTTGTTAAATTAAACGGGAGAACTTAACGGAATGGGTGCACGGAGATCATTATTGAAACAAGTGGGTGCACGGTAATATTTGTCGAAACATATGGGGGGTGGCGaaaaataacccaaaaaaagataagttttgatgcaattggcTTAAGAGTACAATGTAATTCTCTTTGATTCTTAAACTAACTCTTTGAACTTACCATATTTATGTGGCATTCAAGCCCTTAACTTATTAATCAGTCCATTCATAGTTGATTGTTGCATCCTCACATACCAAAGTTCTTTGCCTTCACTAAGCAACGGTTCTCGGTTCGATACAATTCTAGGCTTATAATTCGATCTTAGAGACTAAATCAGTTAGGGTCGCGTCGATTGTTTGGCGATATTTATAtcacattttctttcatcTCCCATTTTCATATTAAGCAGTttgttttactaaatttaattttaaaactttctatgcaattagagagaaaaataatcttatgaatctatttttatttatgcgTCTTGAGCTTGTTATAATCTTATGCAACATGAGATATGTTTTCTTTGTACTTCtcactaaatttaattttatataattttcttctagtgttaaaagaaattgaatatgaataaaaaaattttagtttaggttaacaacaattaaatttactcTCATCGATTCAAACATcaactcttttgtttttaactcAAATGATTTACAACTAAATTAACTAGTACCtacaatttgattattaatatatttacacAGTTGTGATATAGTTATGTATctacattaaattattaatatagttaatgaagaaattaattttacatcagcacaaaaattatatatattatgtaaaatttttgcataaaaataatttcatcttGGTAGGCAAATTAATGccttaatgaaaatattatttaccaaattacaaaaatgaatttttagattttgaatagtcacaataaatttatttgtggaaTGCAAAGAACTTGTTTGCATCCCTCACTTGTTTGTATCCCTCAAGGCTATAGTCACGACATTGCTCCACACCATTAGCAACTTAGGAAAGTTTCCTACCCAATTCATGCATCATCTAATGATCTTTTATAGATTGCAATGGATGGAGCTCTCCTCTGATaactagattttttttaaattttttattgttctttATTTGTGAACATGTTAAGATTTtgaggttttgattttttatttcttgcttATTATCCTGCAATAAGCTTTTCAATTAATGTAGAATTGCTGGTACAACTGATGAAAGGGCTATTAATATGAAGAGTTGCTTAGTCCAtggaaaagaaatataaaccATACCCTTTTTTTGAACTCTACTAAGGCCATTATGCTTACCCTAGTTAATGTTGGCACCAAGATTCTATTAAAGGAAGGATATGTGTATATACCTTTTAATTTCCCACGTTAcctttatttcattaatttcttttttcaattaagatttctttgaattgAACTACTTATTGTCTTTGTTTCTAATTATTTAGTCTTGAAATTGTACTGATCATTAAAACCGAAGTCTACTATTGTTTTGTTTCAGTCTCGTCTTGTGTTTAGACTTGTCTCCTGAATTATTAAGGTAACATTTTGTAGCTTTTCTCTTATAAAAGTttccattttaaaaatattcaattatttgcaTGTCTTTCTTTTGAATTGCAACTTCCATTTTTGATTGACTGATTGGCTTTTGGAGGTGAATCAAATTGTGATGTATGCATGTATTCCTGATAAAACAAGTTCTACCAAAAGCACTTATTTGAGTGCTATAATGAGATCAGGATCccaaatatgttatttttgtctAATTCTTCCTTGAgttatatgtttttttaatatattatacaagTTATAGTTTTAACATGTAATATTATTGGGTTGCTAGGCAAGtcaaattatagtttgaagaACTTAAGGTATTGGAATATTTCATTTCCCCATTTATTGAAAGAATAcctagaaaacaaaaattgatttttgatttttcttggTGTTAAGGAAGCACATATTGCACACAAGAGACTGGCACACTAGGCACGTGAGTCAAAGACCGGTCAACAGTGTTAGTTAAAAGAATATGCCAACTCAGCAAGTTTGTTAATCATGCCATTCATTATGTTTAGTTCTTAAGCTTACCGTATTCTGTTTTCATTGTACGAAGCTTAGTATAAATACAGTtgtaataatcattttatgattaagaaaagaaataaagagtttCCATAATATGCATCTTTACTTTCTTAGGTTCCAAACAAGATTTATAgttcttttaagttttcaaaCATAGTATTAGAACCAAAAACAACTTCTAGAAATTCAACAGTAGAAAATGCAAATCAacaaactcaaatcaaattttctttcaatactTTGATCAAGTTAGATCGATCGAATTATCTGCTATGACGTTCGCAAGTCTTAGCCTTCATTAGAGGCGATCGATTGGAAGGTTTCATAAATGAATTAGAACCATCACCTGAGGAACAACTTTTTCATGGATCTactcaagaaattaaaaattctgaGTACCAGAATTGGAGATGACAAGATCAGACTCTACTTGGATAGCTGTTGTCATCAATTAGCGAAGGTACTCTAACCCTTATTATAAACTGTGTGAGCTCTTTTGATGTTTGAAAAActttagaaaggaaatttggATTCAACTCAGATATGAATTGAATATACTTAGGAAGGAATCACTAAGTGTTGAAGATTATTATATCAAAATGAAATCCATAGCTAATAAACTTGCTAGTGCTGGAAgctatataacaaaaaaagatCTTATGTTAACAAAACTTAATTGATTAGGACTAGGTTATTGTGATATAGTTACTTTTATAATTGGTTTTAAAATGTAACATGATGATGTATATGCATTATTGTTTACATATGAAACCAAATTAGAGCAAGAATAAGATGATAAGAATGTGTTTAATGGAAATTAAGCATTAGCTAATGCATATTATCCCAAGGCTTGCTATGCTTAACCAGAGGTAATATTAGAAGAGAGGGACACACTACTGTTGGTAACTTTGTTAATGTTGGTGGTAAAAGTCATGTTTCGATAAAGGGAACATTAATCATGAAAGAATGTtcaatagtaattttaaaagtagatATGGCAGGGGACAAGCCTGTGGTCAAAATAGTCTCTATTCTTTCTAAGCACCCAGGAATCCATTTCTATTTACTAGAAGTGGATTTGCTAGAATTAATGGATCTTGAGGACCTTCTGGCAATATAAAAGAGTTAATCTATcaaatttgctttaaaactGGTCATACTGCTGACATTTATTGGCATAGATTTGTGAAAGATTATGTTCTTATTCAAGGGATTTTGGTAAatgcaaagaataaaaatcagcCTATTTTGCTAACTTTGATGGTTTTGCTTTTTCACATCAAAGTTATAATGATTATGACAACTTCAGTTGCATGCCACCAAACTTTCATCCTGCCTTTAGAACTAACTATTACTTTGGAATTGATGCTTGTACTCCTGGAGTAGCTTGTATGGCTAACTTTGAAGgagttgttgatgatgatagGTATTTGGACAGTAGAGCCGCCCATCATTTGACCAAAAATATCGAGAATATGTATCTCAAAGAGGAACAAGAAGGTATTGTTCATCTCATTATTGACAATAGTCAATGATTGCTCATTTCTCATGTTGGCCATGCTTTTCTGTCATTTACTTGTTCCTTCAATCTCTAGGAACTTAATAAGCATTTATAAACTCCCCTTTGATAACTCTCTCTCTGTTGAATTTTGTGGAAACATTTGTTTTATAAAGGACATAAAGAGGCACGTTCTTTTGTAGGGCTTTGTTGAGAAAGGTCTTTACAAGCTATTATCAAAATCCAATCCTCTATCTTCATCACTTGCATCCCACCTATCTTAGTCTTAGTTGAGTAAACCAATCTCTATGCTGTCTTTTTCAAACATGTCCTCTGCTCTTCAAAACTACAATGCATTTGCTAAGGCTTATTATCATTCtgtttcaaataattatagtaAGAAACCTGATTAAATGACTTTCTTACATAGAAGGTTTGATCAtccaaaatcaataataattatgcaaTTACTGAAGACTTGTAAACAACTTAAGGTCTTTCATAAAACTATCTTTTCTCATATGCACTCCAAATGAGAAACTTGTTAGTTAGGAAAGgcttataaacaaaatttctttACAATTGAAACCAAAGCTACATAGGTGTTAGAATTGATACACACTGATCTTTGTGGACTGTTGggtataaatactaatgctattggtgtcaatgtgtaagtgtacacaacaagtaataaagtgatgagtattcaagatcgtctccacaaggATTGATCTTATCagatttgctacaacaatcttaacagtgcagattttgtgctaaattaaaataaaacaattaatgaaactattgtactaattaaaataaaagcgcaataaataaaatgcaacaaagtaaattatcacaTCAAACTTAAGGATAAAACCAATGAGAAtatagagtagttgagtgaataaactctcttaatagtattgactatttttctaatgtttggctcggttgctgcagcatctgctacagcactgggcaatccttatgtatcctcagccatcgcatgttggatatcttatatctatatgcaacctaacaatgATCAGTTGTTAGGTTTTATTTACattacaaggtgaatccctatatctagttcatcattaattttagattaagcatgacCCTTTTAGGTTAAGTTAAACTCAATTCAagaaacccaatctaaaaccaagtattgcttTGATATGTTTCACTAAGA contains:
- the LOC112497270 gene encoding uncharacterized protein LOC112497270 isoform X1, translated to MKLVPPDQLHTQPSPIHSSASLYEDFVNTFEKSPTSHQRSTPCNSNATQQVHIEEGDNEDSNLRLCFPSDQQQQTFNSYDSNDSMYNMFDSDNEFQQNTEQPQLHVQVIDPNIGESDDDVDDCLLSDYESDNNEFGPCADEDGDRVMEVMDAEVKANMYISSDEPVEFFVGQYFRNFTELAVALRKFAVYERFKTRKDKFEKTRISVGCEGYMCPWYLHAGRTVIRETFMVKRYHNVHTCTRLLKNPECTVKFIVAKFQETILSHPETKVGFIMSELNRMYGVKVDKQKVYRAKKIALESGGADFESSYRLIRSYAQIILNKMPDALAIVHVMRLHGNQVKTHFDRCIISFPSLKKGFKEGCRPFIGIDGYHLKGPYKGILLSAVALDANTGIYPIVVCVCNVESTDTWTRFLGHLKEYMKDSRQLTFMCDRQKGIQNALRLEYPNAHVRFCARHLLANLKSKHPRTDFKCGFWEAARAANQIDFERAMEKIKSADAGAYETLRKVHPRFWSRHAFDKTSKPDHCTNNMTESFNAWLGEQRKLPLLTLLDFIRKKMMKRMITRKKKAEAWPSEISRRVYEKCTKNLQLSRGYAVAPASEWLYEVESKGRTYIVDLEHHSCDCGFWDISGYPCVHAMPCIVYSRKYQEQFVNQCFKRTAYLKSYAGIIQPIPDKVNWPIVPGDEILPPLVKKQPGRPKLNRRREHDEVPPQKRRYKMQCKCCHEFGHNKRACPINPDNANKKTRHFQNNLKAYKEAAAKEREFEIGPLQRNTSQGHYNPTTTGVTNLFESHNAAMTNHPLNRQQSAVSQNFCHSVQPRNHCGASISNVRRPESHGSWIGVQGRRIMQGSSVQVGGKDMVIGNEQSRALDKGKAPAFPPWRL
- the LOC112497270 gene encoding uncharacterized protein LOC112497270 isoform X2, producing MKLVPPDQLHTQPSPIHSSASLYEDFVNTFEKSPTSHQRSTPCNSNATQQVHIEEGDNEDSNLRLCFPSDQQQQTFNSYDSNDSMYNMFDSDNEFQQNTEQPQLHVQVIDPNIGESDDDVDDCLLSDYESDNNEFGPCADEDGDRVMEVMDAEVKANMYISSDEPVEFFVGQYFRNFTELAVALRKFAVYERFKTRKDKFEKTRISVGCEGYMCPWYLHAGRTVIRETFMVKRYHNVHTCTRLLKNPECTVKFIVAKFQETILSHPETKVGFIMSELNRMYGVKVDKQKVYRAKKIALESGGADFESSYRLIRSYAQIILNKMPDALAIVHVMRLHGNQVKTHFDRCIISFPSLKKGFKEGCRPFIGIDGYHLKGPYKGILLSAVALDANTGIYPIVVCVCNVESTDTWTRFLGHLKEYMKDSRQLTFMCDRQKGIQNALRLEYPNAHVRFCARHLLANLKSKHPRTDFKCGFWEAARAANQIDFERAMEKIKSADAGAYETLRKVHPRFWSRHAFDKTSKPDHCTNNMTESFNAWLGEQRKLPLLTLLDFIRKKMMKRMITRKKKAEAWPSEISRRVYEKCTKNLQLSRGYAVAPASEWLYEVESKGRTYIVDLEHHSCDCGFWDISGYPCVHAMPCIVYSRKYQEQFVNQCFKRTAYLKSYAGIIQPIPDKVNWPIVPGDEILPPLVKKQPGRPKLNRRREHDEVPPQKRRYKMQCKCCHEFGHNKRACPINPDNANKKTRHFQDHCKGTHLKAITIQQLRE